A single region of the Epinephelus fuscoguttatus linkage group LG14, E.fuscoguttatus.final_Chr_v1 genome encodes:
- the LOC125900702 gene encoding TLE family member 5-like, translated as MMFPQSRHSASSQSSQPLKFTTSDSCDRIKDEFQFLQAQYHSLKLECDKLASEKSEMQRHYIMYYEMSYGLNIEMHKQAEIVKRLNGICAQVLPYLSQEHQQQVMGAIERAKQVTPPEMNSIIRQQLQVQHLSQLQGLALPVTPLPLGLTPPTLPAVSSSSGLLSLSSILANYSHGQAQAVKEDKAREAAERAPRGEDGDKSD; from the exons GCGTCCTCTCAGTCCAGTCAACCTCTCAAGTTCACCACTTCTGACTCCTGTGACCGCATCAAGGATGAGTTCCAGTTCCTCCAAGCACAGTACCACAG TTTGAAGTTGGAGTGTGACAAACTGGCTTCTGAAAAGTCAGAGATGCAGCGTCACTATATCATG tacTATGAAATGTCCTATGGGCTGAACATTGAAATGCACAAACAG GCTGAAATAGTGAAGAGACTGAATGGCATCTGTGCTCAGGTGCTGCCTTACCTGTCACAAGAG CATCAACAACAAGTCATGGGCGCCATAGAGAGAGCCAAGCAAGTCACGCCCCCTGAGATGAACTCCATTATACGG CAACAGCTCCAGGTGCAACACCTGTCCCAGCTCCAGGGCCTGGCCCTGCCTGTGACCCCACTGCCCCTGGGCCTCACCCCTCCCACCCTGCCCGCCGTCTCCTCCAGCTCCGGCCTGCTgtccctctcctccatcctGGCCAACTACTCCCACGGCCAGGCCCAGGCGGTGAAGGAGGACAAGGCCCGGGAAGCTGCAGAGAGAGCGCCCAGAGGAGAGGACGGGGACAAGTCAGACTAG